One genomic window of Paraburkholderia phytofirmans PsJN includes the following:
- a CDS encoding DUF2844 domain-containing protein, with the protein MLYSRIARAMLGASCALSLAAHATLGQNVSTVNGDQSRLRAVTHTATTQSAYSVHLMTLPSGTLVREYVARNGIVFGVAWEGPTLPDLKSMLGTSFDAYVAATTTRRGTPLAVSNSDLVVYSGGHLRAFSGHAYLPQTVPAGVDAGVIQ; encoded by the coding sequence ATGCTCTATTCCCGCATTGCTCGCGCAATGCTCGGGGCAAGCTGCGCGCTGTCGCTTGCCGCGCACGCGACGCTCGGCCAGAACGTCAGCACCGTCAACGGCGATCAGTCCCGCTTGCGCGCGGTGACTCACACGGCCACTACACAAAGCGCGTATTCCGTGCACCTGATGACGCTGCCGTCCGGCACGCTGGTGCGCGAGTACGTCGCGCGCAACGGCATCGTGTTCGGTGTCGCGTGGGAAGGGCCGACGCTGCCGGATCTGAAATCCATGCTCGGGACTTCATTCGACGCGTATGTCGCCGCCACCACGACGCGCCGCGGTACGCCGCTCGCGGTTTCCAACAGCGACCTGGTCGTGTACTCCGGCGGTCATCTGCGGGCGTTCTCCGGTCATGCCTATCTGCCGCAAACGGTGCCCGCGGGCGTCGATGCCGGCGTCATTCAATAA
- a CDS encoding DUF3443 domain-containing protein: protein MRLMSSFKTLLCAALLALLVGACGGGGGGSSGSGSAAGTNGSTSASPGPSVANTVPLSQTLAANAVRVTVDSGVSDVPNMPFVNLTICAPGTTQCQTIDHVLVDTGSWGVRLFASQLPASMTLPQQKDTSGHLVAECMQFFDGYTWGPVKLADLQIAGEKAASLPIQVIDPNYATLPADCANFGAARNTPATLQANGILGIGVFKHDCGANCVQQALAGTYYGCNGATCTSIPLAEELQVANPVPYFATDNNGSLLSLPAVSGGAQSVSGQLIFGIGTQTNNALGGAQVIGVSPSNGTFTTVQNGITYPRSILDSGSTGLFFQTSALPVCASPNNSYYCPGSTQQLSAMIQGVNGTTSAVNFSVGNATTIAQTYSGDSALPLLAGPAFVQSAIFDWGLPFFYGRSVYAAVEQQPTPGGMGPYVAY from the coding sequence ATGCGCCTTATGTCTTCGTTCAAAACTTTGCTGTGCGCGGCGCTGCTCGCGTTGCTCGTCGGTGCGTGCGGCGGAGGGGGCGGCGGCTCCAGCGGTTCGGGCAGCGCGGCCGGCACTAACGGTTCGACCAGTGCCTCGCCTGGTCCGTCAGTGGCCAACACCGTGCCGTTGTCGCAAACGCTGGCTGCGAACGCGGTGCGCGTGACGGTCGATTCCGGCGTGAGCGATGTGCCGAACATGCCGTTCGTCAATCTCACCATCTGCGCGCCGGGCACGACGCAGTGTCAAACCATCGATCATGTGCTGGTCGATACCGGGTCGTGGGGCGTGCGTCTTTTCGCTTCCCAGTTGCCTGCTTCGATGACGCTGCCGCAACAGAAGGACACGTCGGGCCATCTGGTCGCCGAATGCATGCAGTTTTTCGACGGCTACACGTGGGGTCCGGTCAAGCTCGCCGACTTGCAGATTGCCGGCGAGAAAGCGGCATCGCTGCCAATTCAGGTGATCGACCCGAACTATGCAACGCTGCCCGCCGATTGCGCGAACTTCGGCGCGGCGCGCAACACGCCGGCCACGTTGCAGGCCAACGGCATTCTCGGCATCGGCGTGTTCAAGCACGATTGCGGCGCGAACTGCGTGCAGCAGGCGCTGGCCGGCACGTACTACGGCTGCAATGGCGCGACATGCACGTCGATTCCGCTCGCCGAAGAACTGCAAGTGGCCAATCCGGTTCCGTACTTCGCCACCGACAACAACGGTTCGCTGCTGAGCCTGCCGGCGGTATCGGGTGGCGCACAATCGGTCAGCGGGCAACTGATATTCGGCATTGGCACGCAGACCAACAATGCGCTCGGCGGCGCGCAGGTAATCGGCGTGAGTCCGTCGAATGGCACCTTCACGACCGTGCAGAACGGCATCACGTATCCGCGCAGTATTCTGGACAGCGGCTCGACGGGACTGTTCTTCCAGACCAGTGCATTGCCTGTTTGCGCGAGCCCGAACAATTCGTACTATTGCCCGGGATCGACCCAGCAATTGAGCGCGATGATCCAGGGCGTGAACGGCACGACGAGCGCGGTGAACTTCAGCGTCGGCAATGCCACGACGATTGCCCAGACGTACAGCGGCGATTCGGCGCTGCCGCTGTTGGCGGGACCGGCGTTCGTGCAGTCCGCGATCTTCGACTGGGGTTTGCCGTTTTTCTACGGCCGCAGTGTGTACGCCGCCGTCGAGCAGCAGCCGACGCCCGGCGGCATGGGCCCTTACGTTGCGTATTGA
- a CDS encoding adhesin, with product MSTEFSLDRFESQIQSRDYDAAHEEFCTLLRTLSDKRGRLGAEHFARSTPNAPSDEKSRDTLQRIADGFTTLFSAPEYPLQAEKMNIMFWGRPWINMIFAVTSYGSTDHIVRKLLETAEDNDEARAILTRKQLVLYTAGSQYDIDFTDLHRRDPVLATSLGVSMVSAAVHISPAAHEKRERLLEWLPGALDKIEDLDELPTAAVCGAYMHCSYSTSPERHEIKRSINRLVRKKLDALGLLGHEASVARTGIKGRKPVMLVVLEWFSGGHSIYRTHSRTMLAARQHFEVVAFGEAQNVDEAGRAIFDRFVEFEHPEYVGDCIRQIQAFAAREQPDVLYMPSVGMFSHTIFLSNLRVAPLQIAGLGHPATMHAAHMDYVSVEDDFVGDPACFSEKMLRLPKDGQPYVPSKLLTNVVPSVPERGDVVNIGVTASAMKINPHFLETCQAIVRTARVPVKFHFMTCWNESIDLAYVRKSIYATLPESSVDVYGSLSYPEYLKILNTMDMFVSPFPFGNTNGIVDSFTMGLPGVNLCGREVFEHIDSGLFERAGLPSWLTTYSTDEYVRAAARLAEQHDEREALRRRLIDGKAVERIFEGRPEAFGEGVLKLLNGLGEK from the coding sequence ATGAGCACCGAATTTTCCCTCGATCGTTTCGAATCCCAAATCCAGTCCCGTGACTACGATGCCGCGCACGAGGAATTCTGCACGCTACTCAGGACGCTGTCCGACAAGCGCGGCAGGCTCGGCGCCGAACACTTCGCCCGCAGCACGCCGAACGCACCCAGTGACGAAAAATCGCGGGACACCTTGCAGCGCATCGCCGACGGTTTCACCACGCTGTTTTCCGCCCCCGAGTATCCGCTCCAGGCGGAGAAGATGAACATCATGTTCTGGGGGCGCCCGTGGATCAACATGATCTTCGCCGTGACATCGTATGGATCGACGGATCACATCGTCCGCAAGCTGCTCGAAACCGCGGAGGATAACGATGAAGCGCGCGCCATCTTGACCCGCAAGCAACTCGTGCTCTACACCGCAGGCTCGCAATACGACATCGATTTCACCGACCTCCACCGGCGCGACCCGGTGCTCGCGACGAGCCTTGGCGTTTCGATGGTCAGCGCGGCCGTGCACATCTCGCCGGCCGCGCACGAAAAACGCGAACGTCTGCTCGAATGGCTGCCGGGCGCGCTCGACAAGATCGAGGACCTCGACGAGTTGCCGACCGCCGCCGTCTGCGGCGCCTACATGCATTGCAGCTATTCGACATCGCCTGAGCGGCATGAGATCAAGCGCAGCATCAACAGGCTGGTGCGCAAGAAGCTGGACGCGCTCGGCCTGCTCGGCCACGAGGCCAGCGTCGCCCGCACAGGAATCAAAGGACGCAAGCCGGTGATGCTCGTGGTGCTCGAATGGTTCTCGGGCGGTCACTCGATCTATCGGACCCATTCGCGCACCATGCTCGCCGCGCGCCAGCATTTTGAAGTGGTCGCGTTCGGCGAGGCGCAGAACGTGGACGAAGCGGGACGCGCGATTTTCGATCGCTTCGTCGAATTCGAGCATCCGGAATATGTCGGCGACTGCATCCGCCAGATCCAGGCGTTCGCCGCACGCGAGCAACCGGACGTGCTCTATATGCCGAGCGTCGGCATGTTCTCGCACACGATCTTTCTGTCGAACCTGCGCGTCGCGCCGTTGCAGATCGCAGGCCTCGGTCATCCCGCGACGATGCACGCGGCGCATATGGACTACGTGAGCGTGGAGGACGATTTCGTCGGCGATCCGGCCTGCTTCAGCGAAAAAATGCTGCGTCTGCCGAAGGACGGCCAACCGTACGTGCCGTCGAAACTGCTCACCAATGTCGTGCCGTCCGTGCCGGAGCGCGGCGACGTGGTCAACATCGGCGTGACGGCCAGCGCGATGAAAATCAATCCGCACTTTCTCGAGACCTGCCAGGCGATCGTTCGCACTGCGCGCGTGCCGGTCAAATTCCATTTCATGACATGCTGGAACGAAAGCATCGATCTGGCGTACGTCAGAAAGTCGATCTACGCGACGCTGCCGGAATCGAGCGTGGACGTGTACGGCTCGCTCAGCTACCCCGAGTATCTGAAGATCCTCAACACGATGGACATGTTCGTGAGCCCGTTCCCATTCGGCAATACCAACGGCATCGTCGATTCGTTCACGATGGGCCTGCCCGGCGTCAACCTGTGCGGACGTGAAGTGTTCGAGCATATCGACAGCGGCCTTTTCGAGCGCGCTGGCCTGCCGTCATGGCTCACAACCTATTCGACCGACGAATACGTGCGCGCCGCCGCCCGGCTCGCCGAACAGCACGACGAGCGCGAAGCGCTGCGCCGGCGCCTGATCGACGGGAAAGCGGTCGAGCGGATCTTCGAGGGCCGTCCCGAAGCGTTCGGCGAAGGCGTATTGAAGTTGCTGAACGGTCTCGGCGAAAAGTAA